The following are encoded in a window of Streptomyces griseiscabiei genomic DNA:
- a CDS encoding isoprenyl transferase — MNLRDTLRGLLVRVYARRVEGHLDHAQVPKHIGVIVDGSRRWAKAAGSTTMEGHQAGAQKIEEFLGWCTETDVKVVTLWLLSTDNFNRPKEELVPLLGIIEDTVRSLAADGRWRVHHVGAMDLLSPGMQSALKEAEESTADVDGILVNVAIGYGGRQEIADAVRSMLLEAQEKGTAMEELAESVDIDMIGRHLYTVDQPDPDLVIRTSGEQRLSGFMLWQTAHSEYYFCDVFWPAFRKVDFLRAMRDYAVRHRRYGG, encoded by the coding sequence GTGAACCTGCGCGACACACTGCGCGGCCTGCTGGTCAGGGTCTACGCACGCAGGGTCGAGGGCCATCTCGACCACGCCCAGGTGCCCAAGCACATCGGCGTCATCGTGGACGGCAGTCGGCGCTGGGCGAAGGCGGCGGGCTCCACCACCATGGAGGGTCACCAGGCCGGCGCCCAGAAGATCGAGGAGTTCCTCGGCTGGTGCACCGAGACGGACGTGAAGGTCGTCACGCTCTGGCTGCTCTCCACGGACAACTTCAACCGGCCCAAGGAAGAGCTCGTCCCGCTGCTGGGCATCATCGAGGACACCGTCCGCTCCCTGGCCGCCGACGGCCGCTGGCGGGTGCACCACGTGGGGGCGATGGACCTGCTGTCCCCCGGGATGCAGAGCGCCCTCAAGGAGGCCGAGGAGTCCACCGCGGACGTCGACGGGATACTGGTCAACGTCGCCATCGGGTACGGCGGACGCCAGGAGATCGCCGACGCGGTCCGCTCCATGCTCCTGGAGGCGCAGGAGAAGGGCACCGCGATGGAGGAGCTCGCCGAGTCCGTCGACATCGACATGATCGGCCGGCATCTCTACACCGTCGACCAGCCCGACCCGGATCTGGTGATCCGCACGAGTGGCGAGCAGCGGCTGTCCGGATTCATGCTCTGGCAGACCGCCCACTCCGAGTACTACTTCTGCGACGTCTTCTGGCCGGCCTTCCGGAAGGTCGACTTCCTGCGCGCGATGCGTGACTACGCGGTGCGACACCGTCGTTACGGAGGCTGA